The Chiloscyllium plagiosum isolate BGI_BamShark_2017 chromosome 28, ASM401019v2, whole genome shotgun sequence genome includes a region encoding these proteins:
- the dhrs13b.2 gene encoding tapasin-related protein isoform X2 — translation MYLEMFLLHFCIFAAGIVQAQNGQRIPGRKLDCVFVEQKQNEGADMFGPKTIKRKANLLFGDIITNEEAIIFKVQESSLDIFQYADEKLDTVGCEISRYSTHGIHEPWPHQGKETIEDVWFTVTLRHSPSRFTVTSFMRKIEEPDSQKVKKSEAKPDDEDLVIADTDTLFVQVAYIVHTRTPLIRTKLKQDLVLDCGYKIDHSTDFNIDWRYQHKGNKKKLFAYNGRHQRVEYIEKGVELFMDQIKQGNASLLLRNIGIKDEGSYLCSVYVPPLFGTHTIEVEIMEGDEQKLVCDAGRYYPLDVEVKWLRQKGERHMLPVYMTNVIFSPHKRNMDGTYNVTSFFRFTASLKDNGVTYTCRVEHASVDKPIKRYIQVSVEAQSRTLQFLLLSIVIIFICAVVIMLLIYLKKVAEKNKKKPY, via the exons atgtatctggaaatgttCCTGTTGCATTTTTGTATCTTTGCTGCTG GAATCGTGCAGGCACAGAATGGCCAAAGGATTCCAGGCAGAAAGTTGGACTGCGTGTttgtggaacaaaaacaaaatgaagggGCTGATATGTTTGGGCCAAAGACCATCAAGAGGAAGGCGAACCTACTATTTGGTGATATCATTACGAATGAGGAGGCCATTATTTTTAAAGTTCAAG AATCTTCATTAGATATTTTCCAATATGCGGACGAGAAACTGGACACAGTGGGATGTGAAATTAGTCGGTATTCTACTCATGGCATCCATGAGCCCTGGCCACACCAGGGTAAGGAGACCATTGAGGACGTATGGTTCACAGTGACTTTAAGACATTCACCTAGCAGATTCACTGTAACCAGCTTCATGAGGAAGATAGAAGAGCCCGATAGCCAGAAGGTTAAGAAAAGTGAAGCAAAACCTGATGATGAAGATTTAGTCATCGCTGACACTGACACTCTGTTTGTTCAAG tGGCCTATATTGTGCACACCAGGACCCCATTGATCAGAACCAAATTGAAGCAAGACCTTGTTCTGGACTGTGGCTACAAGATTGATCACAGCACCGACTTTAACATTGACTGGCGATATCAGCACAAAGGGAATAAGAAGAAATTGTTCGCCTACAATGGGCGACATCAGCGGGTTGAATACATTGAGAAAGGAGTTGAATTATTCATGGACCAGATCAAGCAGGGAAATGCTTCACTCCTCCTAAGAAACATTGGCATTAAAGATGAGGGATCCTATCTTTGCTCTGTATATGTGCCTCCACTCTTTGGAACTCACACCATCGAGGTGGAGATTATGG AAGGGGATGAACAAAAGCTGGTCTGTGACGCAGGGCGGTATTATCCACTTGATGTAGAGGTGAAGTGGCTGCGGCAGAAGGGTGAGAGGCACATGCTGCCCGTTTACATGACCAATGTCATCTTCTCACCCCACAAGCGGAACATGGATGGCACCTACAACGTGACCAGTTTTTTCCGGTTCACAGCGTCCCTCAAGGACAACGGTGTTACGTATACATGTCGAGTTGAGCATGCCAGTGTAGACAAACCAATCAAACGCTACATCCAAGTGAGTGTAGAAG CACAATCTCGGACACTTCAGTTTCTCTTACTATCAATTGTGATCATCTTTATCTGTGCTGTTGTGATCATGCTGCTGATTTACTTGAAAAAAG TTGCAGAAAAAAACAAG AAGAAGCCATACTGA
- the dhrs13b.2 gene encoding tapasin-related protein isoform X1, with product MYLEMFLLHFCIFAAGIVQAQNGQRIPGRKLDCVFVEQKQNEGADMFGPKTIKRKANLLFGDIITNEEAIIFKVQESSLDIFQYADEKLDTVGCEISRYSTHGIHEPWPHQGKETIEDVWFTVTLRHSPSRFTVTSFMRKIEEPDSQKVKKSEAKPDDEDLVIADTDTLFVQVAYIVHTRTPLIRTKLKQDLVLDCGYKIDHSTDFNIDWRYQHKGNKKKLFAYNGRHQRVEYIEKGVELFMDQIKQGNASLLLRNIGIKDEGSYLCSVYVPPLFGTHTIEVEIMESPIVSVYPNSVSLIEGDEQKLVCDAGRYYPLDVEVKWLRQKGERHMLPVYMTNVIFSPHKRNMDGTYNVTSFFRFTASLKDNGVTYTCRVEHASVDKPIKRYIQVSVEAQSRTLQFLLLSIVIIFICAVVIMLLIYLKKVAEKNKKKPY from the exons atgtatctggaaatgttCCTGTTGCATTTTTGTATCTTTGCTGCTG GAATCGTGCAGGCACAGAATGGCCAAAGGATTCCAGGCAGAAAGTTGGACTGCGTGTttgtggaacaaaaacaaaatgaagggGCTGATATGTTTGGGCCAAAGACCATCAAGAGGAAGGCGAACCTACTATTTGGTGATATCATTACGAATGAGGAGGCCATTATTTTTAAAGTTCAAG AATCTTCATTAGATATTTTCCAATATGCGGACGAGAAACTGGACACAGTGGGATGTGAAATTAGTCGGTATTCTACTCATGGCATCCATGAGCCCTGGCCACACCAGGGTAAGGAGACCATTGAGGACGTATGGTTCACAGTGACTTTAAGACATTCACCTAGCAGATTCACTGTAACCAGCTTCATGAGGAAGATAGAAGAGCCCGATAGCCAGAAGGTTAAGAAAAGTGAAGCAAAACCTGATGATGAAGATTTAGTCATCGCTGACACTGACACTCTGTTTGTTCAAG tGGCCTATATTGTGCACACCAGGACCCCATTGATCAGAACCAAATTGAAGCAAGACCTTGTTCTGGACTGTGGCTACAAGATTGATCACAGCACCGACTTTAACATTGACTGGCGATATCAGCACAAAGGGAATAAGAAGAAATTGTTCGCCTACAATGGGCGACATCAGCGGGTTGAATACATTGAGAAAGGAGTTGAATTATTCATGGACCAGATCAAGCAGGGAAATGCTTCACTCCTCCTAAGAAACATTGGCATTAAAGATGAGGGATCCTATCTTTGCTCTGTATATGTGCCTCCACTCTTTGGAACTCACACCATCGAGGTGGAGATTATGG AGTCGCCCATTGTCTCAGTGTACCCCAATTCGGTTTCCCTTATAGAAGGGGATGAACAAAAGCTGGTCTGTGACGCAGGGCGGTATTATCCACTTGATGTAGAGGTGAAGTGGCTGCGGCAGAAGGGTGAGAGGCACATGCTGCCCGTTTACATGACCAATGTCATCTTCTCACCCCACAAGCGGAACATGGATGGCACCTACAACGTGACCAGTTTTTTCCGGTTCACAGCGTCCCTCAAGGACAACGGTGTTACGTATACATGTCGAGTTGAGCATGCCAGTGTAGACAAACCAATCAAACGCTACATCCAAGTGAGTGTAGAAG CACAATCTCGGACACTTCAGTTTCTCTTACTATCAATTGTGATCATCTTTATCTGTGCTGTTGTGATCATGCTGCTGATTTACTTGAAAAAAG TTGCAGAAAAAAACAAG AAGAAGCCATACTGA
- the exo5 gene encoding exonuclease V → MQPELSDAELLALELDLFCTECDRPELCEGDDDRTSNRSTESCCTGQETVEDICSGNKQSSNQLNVSEQKSDVRPEGSGSKRKKQDERIPLERFGRRYLNVTDLSRQAWCEQQVVYGLELPHIEQLREEVPVVKAGSCLHLARELEVQDIVPIKVESREDSWAVKILNLLSMIQFLQAGERVRELPVFGELEGIFLVGVVDELCYNSKGELELHELKTRGQRTYPSVAQRKSHQLQVNIYKLLFEAMIKGQLNKDTITHHLCLRTEQPFSSEILLHAQKVGFTISAFGDLLDLILLNLRYAEIPNIDAMKIEYCYQADASLIGTKEVNFEEEWVKSELKHYYSFWRGQREAKGVDIEEAWKCRSCDFADICEWRQSKAEEATQKNQANRSK, encoded by the exons ATGCAGCCGGAGCTGAGCGACGCGGAGCTGCTCGCGTTggagttggatttgttctgcacCGAATGTG ATAGACCTGAACTTTGTGAGGGAGATGATGATCGTACCTCTAACAGATCCACTGAATCTTGCTGTACTGGACAAGAAACTGTTGAAGATATTTGTAG TGGAAACAAGCAATCCTCCAATCAGCTAAATGTGTCTGAACAGAAAAGCGACGTGCGACCTGAGGGCAGTGGCAGTAAACGGAAAAAGCAGGATGAAAGGATCCCGCTGGAGCGCTTTGGTCGAAGGTACCTGAATGTCACTGACCTGAGTCGACAGGCTTGGTGCGAGCAGCAAGTGGTTTATGGTCTAGAACTGCCACACATTGAACAACTGCGAGAAGAAGTTCCAGTTGTGAAAGCTGGTAGCTGTCTACACCTGGCAAGAG aATTGGAGGTCCAAGATATTGTCCCAATAAAAGTAGAGAGCCGAGAAGATAGCTGGGCTGTGAAGATACTTAATCTTCTCTCAATGATCCAGTTCTTGCAAGCAG GAGAGCGTGTCCGAGAGCTGCCAGTGTTTGGAGAGCTGGAGGGGATTTTCCTTGTTGGTGTTGTTGATGAGCTGTGCTATAATTCCAAAGGTGAACTGGAATTGCATGAACTGAAAACTCGTGGTCAGCGAACATATCCCAGTGTAGCTCAAAGGAAGAGTCATCAGTTACAA GTTAATATATACAAACTTCTCTTTGAGGCTATGATAAAAGGCCAACTGAACAAGGACACTATCACTCACCATCTTTGCTTAAGGACGGAGCAGCCGTTTAGTTCAGAGATTCTGTTGCATGCTCAGAAGGTGGGATTTACCATAAGCGCATTCGGTGaccttctggatttaatattgtTAAACCTGAGATATGCAGAGATCCCCAATATTGACGCCATGAAAATAGAATACTGTTACCAAGCAGATGCCTCTCTAATTGGAACAAAAGAGGTCAACTTTGAAGAGGAGTGGGTTAAAAGTGAGCTAAAGCATTATTACTCCTTCTGGAGGGGCCAGAGGGAGGCCAAGGGTGTGGATATTGAGGAGGCATGGAAATGTCGGTCTTGTGACTTTGCTGACATTTGTGAGTGGAGACAAAGtaaagctgaagaagctacacaAAAGAATCAGGCGAATCGAAGCAAGTGA